Proteins encoded by one window of Cannabis sativa cultivar Pink pepper isolate KNU-18-1 chromosome 4, ASM2916894v1, whole genome shotgun sequence:
- the LOC115712187 gene encoding probable helicase MAGATAMA 3 — translation MVCDQFLRTKLLEMQSDNATKKEIRYVPGRSLINLVFDWSFKDVLNNNLYKNQVNKIPHTFSSKTEYLNSFIAPLMEETHADLLSSVKSLSHPLCCEIRSFTFTDAYKPPKDLFYKLILKGNENKNDHMVYEPQHGDLIAITSVKPRSIADLQRSYVVALVQGVKDDLILTVLSSKPIEDYMDRTKNNSSLFAVYLINMTTNIRIWQALTSDPNDRGMKIIENVLRPEFPDAEKCVNCHFKQNCSTAYLNAKIGIQSSELNESQQKAVLSCVQTSLCSHQNTVKLIWGPPGTGKTMTVGFLLHCLLNMKCRTLTCAPTNIAVLEVTGRLIQRVMESSKYGTYGLGDIVLYGNGERMKIEERDELHDVFLDNRIAILDYCFASESGWRSNLLYMISLLEDPQGKYQLYLKETVVEDLKENDNDEELTRTGDSKNQEKINKKPLKQVILETLKENKKNQKKMKDNKKKKESKHEEERKGVNDLSYEKENLKEKTHVIHLTFEEFFQKRFSYIAERLYFCVESLITHLPTSLISLKVVKMMSEAVDNLKSLQKLLSGDSSGALGKCLSKNVVSGGGSSTKLNAARKKSLLLLKLLPSTFPVPQSTNSSYDTREIQDFCLANACLIFCTVSSSAKLHKTEMVPFEVLIIDEAAQLKECESTIPLQLLGTRHAILIGDERQLPAMVKSQVLAKANFGRSLFERLALLGHKKHLLNVQHRMHPSISSFPNKQFYNNEIFDGQNVKQRSYSQCFLQGKMYGSYSFINVPYGKETVDNKHSSKNKIEAFVVSEIVAKLYEEVKKTKKKIRVGVISPYKAQVYAICEIVGTKYSSDAQNDFSLSVRSVDGFQGGEEDVIIISTVRSNAKGSVGFLSNCQRANVALTRARHCLWIVGNGETLGNSECVWKKLVMDAKERSCFHNASEDKNLSLAIIAALVQLKQIHLLPNLDSHLFRDARWKVCFNDDFWISMTRVKDYELCKEILSLLEKLSCGWRKGASSQLVECYKVKQMCIVWTVDLLIENSHQVQILKVWNVLAHSEVPKLSKQLDLLYGNYSFHKMSQCKFKHKERNLDVPMKWPVDSVGLLSNSLASLNLKDEPET, via the exons atggTCTGTGATCAATTTTTAAGAACAAAATTATTAGAGATGCAATCCGATAACGCCACCAAGAAGGAAATAAGATATGTTCCCGGAAGAAGTTTAATCAATTTGGTCTTTGATTGGTCTTTCAAAGATGTTCTCAACAATAATCTCTACAAAAACCag GTGAACAAGATTCCCCACACATTCTCTTCAAAAACAGAATACTTAAACTCATTCATTGCTCCTCTAATGGAGGAAACACATGCTGACTTGTTATCAAGTGTGAAATCATTGTCTCACCCCCTTTGCTGTGAGATAAGGTCTTTCACTTTTACCGATGCATATAAGCCTCCCAAAGACTTGTTTTACAAACTTATATTGAAAGGTAACGAAAACAAGAATGATCATATGGTCTATGAACCTCAACATGGAGATCTTATTGCCATAACCAGTGTTAAACCAAGAAGCATTGCTGATTTGCAAAGGTCATATGTTGTTGCTTTGGTTCAAGGAGTGAAAGATGATCTTATTCTCACAGTGCTTTCATCAAAGCCTATCGAAGACTATATGGACAGGACTAAGAATAATTCATCTCTTTTTGCTGTATATCTCATCAACATGACAACTAACATTCGAATATGGCAAGCACTAACTTCTGATCCTAATGACCGCGGTATGAAGATCATTGAGAATGTTCTACGGCCTGAATTTCCT GATGCAGAAAAGTGTGTGAATTGTCACTTTAAACAAAATTGCAGCACTGCATATTTAAACGCGAAGATTGGAATTCAATCATCTGAGTTGAATGAATCCCAACAGAAAGCAGTCTTAAGTTGTGTTCAGACAAGTTTATGCTCTCATCAGAATACTGTGAAGCTCATATGGGGGCCGCCGGGGACAGGAAAAACCATGACTGTCGGTTTTTTATTGCATTGCTTGCTTAATATGAAATGTAGGACACTTACATGTGCTCCTACAAATATTGCAGTGTTGGAAGTAACAGGGAGGCTCATACAAAGAGTTATGGAGTCATCTAAGTATGGTACGTATGGCCTTGGTGACATTGTTTTGTATGGAAATGGGGAGCGAATGAAGATTGAAGAACGCGACGAGCTTCATGATGTGTTTCTAGATAACCGTATTGCCATACTTGATTATTGTTTTGCTTCAGAAAGTGGTTGGAGAAGTAATTTGCTTTATATGATTTCTTTGCTTGAAGATCCTCAGGGAAAGTACCAATTGTATTTGAAAGAAACTGTGGTGGAAGACTTGAAAGAAAATGACAATGATGAGGAGTTGACACGAACTGGAGATTCAAAGAATCAAGAGAAGATAAATAAGAAACCATTGAAGCAAGTTATACTAGAAACCTTGAAAGAAAACAAGAAGAATCAGAAAAAgatgaaagacaacaaaaagaaaaaagaatcaaAGCATGAGGAGGAGAGGAAGGGAGTGAACGATCTTTCATATGAAAAGGAAAATCTTAAAGAAAAAACACATGTTATACATTTGACATTTGAGGAGTTTTTCCAAAAGAGATTCTCTTACATTGCAGAACGATTATATTTTTGTGTCGAGAGTTTGATTACGCACCTACCAACATctcttatttcattaaaagttgTGAAGATGATGTCAGAAGCTGTTGATAATCTCAAATCCTTACAAAAGTTGTTGTCTGGAGATTCAAGTGGAGCTTTAGGGAAATGTTTGAGCAAGAATGTAGTAAGTGGAGGTGGTAGCTCAACAAAACTCAATGCTGCAAGAAAAAAGAGCCTTTTGCTACTAAAATTACTCCCTTCTACTTTTCCTGTGCCTCAATCTACTAATAGCAGTTATGATACAAGGGAGATTCAAGATTTTTGCTTGGCTAATGCATGTCTGATTTTCTGTACTGTCTCAAGCTCAGCTAAACTACACAAGACAGAAATGGTTCCTTTTGAAGTATTGATTATAGATGAGGCTGCTCAGTTGAAAGAATGTGAATCAACAATTCCTTTACAACTTCTTGGAACTCGTCATGCTATACTTATAGGCGATGAGCGGCAATTACCAGCAATGGTTAAAAGCCAG GTTTTAGCAAAAGCCAATTTCGGAAGAAGTTTGTTTGAGAGATTGGCTCTCCTTGGCCATAAGAAACACCTTCTCAATGTCCAGCACAGGATGCATCCTTCAATAAGTTCTTTTCCAAATAAGCAATTTTATAACAATGAGATTTTTGATGGTCAGAATGTTAAACAAAGGAGTTACAGTCAATGTTTTCTGCAAGGAAAGATGTATGGCTCCTACTCTTTCATAAATGTGCCATATGGAAAGGAGACTGTTGATAACAAGCATAGTAGCAAGAACAAAATTGAGGCCTTTGTTGTCTCTGAGATAGTTGCAAAGCTTTATGAAG AAgttaaaaaaacaaagaaaaagattagAGTTGGTGTTATATCACCATACAAGGCACAAGTTTATGCAATATGTGAGATAGTTGGAACAAAATACAGCTCGGATGCTCAAAATGACTTCTCTTTGAGTGTTCGATCGGTTGATGGATTTCAAGGTGGTGAAGAAGATGTTATAATCATCTCAACTGTCCGGAGCAATGCTAAAGGATCAGTTGGGTTCCTTTCCAACTGTCAAAGAGCAAATGTGGCGCTAACTCGTGCAAG GCACTGCCTTTGGATTGTGGGCAATGGAGAAACTTTAGGTAATAGTGAATGTGTTTGGAAGAAGCTAGTCATGGACGCCAAGGAGCGTAGTTGTTTTCACAATGCTAGTGAGGACAAGAATTTGTCTTTGGCTATCATTGCTGCCTTGGTTCAGCTTAAACAAATCCATCTTTTACCAAATCTAGATTCACATCTGTTTAGAGATGCAAGATGGAAG GTTTGTTTCAATGACGATTTCTGGATTTCGATGACAAGAGTTAAAGATTACGAGCTTTGTAAGGAAATACTTTCTTTATTGGAGAAGCTTTCATGTGGCTGGCGCAAAGGAGCTTCATCCCAATTAGTAGAGTGTTATAAGGTTAAGCAAATGTGTATTGTTTGGACTGTAGATCTTCTCATAGAAAATTCTCATCAAGTTCAGATTTTGAAGGTTTGGAATGTTTTGGCTCATTCTGAAGTACCAAAACTATCAAAACAGCTTGACTTACTATATGGAAACTATTCCTTTCATAAAATGAGTCAATGCAAGTTCAAACATAAAGAGAG gAATTTAGATGTTCCAATGAAATGGCCTGTGGATTCTGTTGGCTTGTTATCAAATTCACTAGCTTCACTCAATCTAAAGGATGAACCAGAAACATga
- the LOC115711945 gene encoding uncharacterized protein LOC115711945, whose product MQTNTNNSHSKRVVTGRSLIDFIFSWSIKDVLNYDLYKNQVEQIPDTFGSKAEYFKAFIVPLVEETHADLSSGVKAVAHSVWCEIRSVKQTKQYNPPKDFFYKAVLRSNEMKNHPKAYKPENGDLIAITSVKPRSVNDLHRHFVIASVQGVKDDVVTLLSSKPILFENSILFAVYLINMNTNIRIWQALTSDPKERNMKIIDKVIKSDFPEEEKCMMCHFEQNSIFSYSDVKIRIKLSDLNESQKEAVLSCIKARDCHHQNSVKLIWGPPGTGKTKTTGFLLHTLLRMKCRTLTCAPTNVAVLEVTERLVKRVIESSTHDTYGLGDIVLIGNGRRMNIEERDELQSVFLQNRVDVFNYCFGSKTGWKDSLVSMISLLEEPVDKYRLYLKEREIQGLKENSDECGNSRPLSFGKFFKENFSCILQRLNICVVSLYTHLPTSCISLQVVKSMVAAVESLKSFEVLFNGVVSETLKLLFERNVMNDDHIVEKFNVARENCICQLESLPSTFSVPDFSSTKEVMDFCLEKACLVFCTVSGSAELHNKGMRPLEVLVIDEAAQLKECESAIPLQLPGLRHAILIGDERQLPAMVKSKISEEANFGRSLFERLSFLGHKKHLLNVQHRMHPAISQFPNSQFYDNKILDGHNVKLRSYSKTFLQGKMYGSYSFINVAQGKETCDNKHSSKNMVEVAVVSEILDSLYKEVKGKKKVSVGVISPYKAQVFEISEMIGNKYSSDAQSDFSVSVRSVDGFQGGEDDVIIISTVRSNGKGSVGFLSNHQRANVVLTRARHCLWIVGNGSTLANSSTVWRKLVIDAKERMCYHNADEDKNLALAITSALVQSNQIHLLPNLDPLLFKDSVWKVCFNDSFWSSMASVKDKEFCNEMFSLLRKLSCGWRQEHKDSNLTSSHFVEHYIIKEMYLVWSVDHVKEDSNQVQILKIWDVLVQSGVQKLTNQLDMLYGNFSTDKMHRCKYKKKEGNLVFPMMWRNSDEEDLDDFLSNPLAALSLRG is encoded by the exons ATGCAGACTAATACTAATAACTCACACAGTAAGAGAGTTGTGACCGGAAGAAGTTTGATTGATTTTATCTTCTCTTGGTCTATCAAGGATGTCCTCAACTATGATCTATATAAAAACCAG GTTGAGCAAATCCCCGATACATTTGGGTCGAAAGCAGAGTACTTTAAGGCCTTCATTGTACCATTAGTGGAAGAAACACATGCAGATTTGTCATCAGGAGTGAAAGCAGTGGCTCACTCAGTTTGGTGTGAAATAAGGTCTGTGAAGCAAACCAAACAGTACAATCCTCCCAAAGACTTTTTCTATAAAGCAGTATTGAGAAGCAATGAAATGAAGAATCATCCTAAGGCATACAAACCTGAAAATGGAGACTTGATAGCAATAACAAGTGTTAAACCAAGATCAGTTAATGATCTGCATAGACACTTTGTCATTGCTTCAGTTCAAGGAGTGAAAGATGATGTTGTTACACTGCTATCGTCTAAGCCAATCTTGTTCGAAAACAGCATTCTTTTCGCTGTTTATCTTATCAATATGAATACTAATATTCGAATATGGCAAGCACTAACTTCTGATCCTAAAGAGCGGAATATGAAGATTATTGATAAAGTTATAAAGTCTGATTTCCCT GAAGAAGAAAAGTGTATGATGTGCCACTTTGAGCAAAATAGTATATTTTCTTATTCTGATGTGAAGATCAGAATCAAATTGTCTGATTTGAATGAATCGCAGAAAGAGGCGGTCTTAAGCTGCATTAAGGCTCGAGATTGTCATCATCAGAATAGTGTGAAGCTTATATGGGGGCCTCCAGGGACAGGAAAAACAAAGACAACTGGCTTTTTATTGCATACCCTTCTAAGGATGAAATGCAGGACACTCACATGCGCTCCTACCAATGTTGCAGTGTTGGAGGTAACTGAGAGACTAGTCAAAAGAGTTATAGAGTCTTCTACACATGATACTTATGGACTTGGTGATATAGTTTTGATTGGAAATGGGAGGAGAATGAATATTGAAGAACGCGATGAACTACAAAGTGTGTTTCTTCAAAACCGAGTTGATGTGTTTAACTATTGTTTTGGTTCAAAAACTGGCTGGAAAGATAGCTTGGTTTCCATGATTTCCTTGCTTGAGGAGCCTGTGGATAAGTACCGTTTGTACTTGAAAGAAAGAGAAATTCAAGGCTTGAAGGAAAATTCAGATGAGTGTGGTAATTCTAGGCCTTTGAGTTTTGGTAAGTTCTTCAAGGAGAATTTTTCTTGCATTTTACAAAGATTAAATATCTGTGTAGTTTCCTTGTATACACACCTACCAACCTCTTGTATATCATTACAAGTTGTGAAGTCCATGGTAGCAGCTGTTGAGTCATTAAAGTCCTTTGAGGTGCTGTTCAATGGTGTTGTAAGTGAAACATTGAAACTTCTTTTTGAGAGAAATGTAATGAATGACGATCACATCGTTGAAAAGTTCAATGTTGCAAGGGAAAATTGCATTTGTCAATTGGAATCACTTCCTTCCACTTTTTCTGTTCCTGACTTTTCTTCTACAAAAGAGGTAATGGATTTTTGCTTGGAAAAGGCATGCCTAGTATTTTGTACTGTCTCGGGTTCTGCTGAACTTCATAACAAAGGAATGCGTCCTTTGGAAGTGTTGGTCATAGACGAGGCTGCACAGCTTAAAGAATGCGAATCAGCAATTCCTTTACAACTTCCTGGACTTCGTCATGCTATTCTCATAGGAGATGAGCGGCAATTGCCTGCAATGGTTAAAAGCAAG ATTTCAGAAGAGGCCAATTTCGGAAGAAGTTTGTTTGAGAGGTTGTCTTTCCTTGGCCACAAGAAACACCTGCTCAATGTACAACATAGAATGCACCCAGCAATTAGTCAATTTCCAAATAGTCAGTTTTATGACAACAAGATTTTGGATGGTCATAACGTGAAGTTAAGAAGTTACAGCAAAACTTTTCTTCAGGGAAAGATGTATGGCTCATATTCTTTCATTAATGTGGCACAAGGGAAAGAAACTTGTGATAACAAGCATAGTAGCAAAAATATGGTAGAAGTAGCTGTTGTTTCTGAGATACTTGATAGCCTATATAAAG AAGTTAAAGGCAAAAAGAAGGTCAGTGTAGGTGTGATTTCCCCATACAAGGCACAAGTTTTTGAAATTAGTGAAATGATTGGAAACAAGTATAGTTCAGATGCACAAAGTGATTTTTCTGTGAGTGTTCGCTCTGTTGATGGATTCCAAGGTGGTGAAGATGATGTTATAATCATCTCAACTGTTCGGAGTAATGGTAAAGGATCAGTGGGGTTTCTCTCCAATCATCAAAGAGCAAATGTGGTGCTAACTCGTGCAAG GCACTGCCTTTGGATTGTGGGAAATGGATCAACACTAGCTAACAGCTCCACTGTTTGGAGAAAACTTGTGATCGATGCTAAGGAGCGAATGTGTTATCATAATGCTGATGAGGACAAGAACTTGGCTCTGGCTATTACTAGTGCTTTGGTTCAGTCAAACCAAATCCATCTTTTACCAAATCTTGATCCACTTCTTTTCAAAGATTCAGTGTGGAAG GTATGCTTCAATGATTCTTTCTGGAGTTCCATGGCAAGTGTTAAAGACAAAGAATTCTGCAATGAAATGTTTTCTTTGTTGAGGAAGCTCTCATGCGGTTGGCGTCAAGAGCACAAGGACAGCAACCTTACTTCATCTCATTTTGTAGAGCATTACATTATTAAGGAAATGTACCTTGTTTGGAGTGTTGATCATGTTAAAGAAGATTCAAATCAAGTTCAGATTTTGAAGATTTGGGATGTCTTAGTCCAATCTGGTGTACAAAAACTTACAAACCAGCTTGACATGCTATATGGAAACTTTTCAACTGATAAAATGCATCGATGCAAGTACAAAAAGAAAGAGGG GAATTTGGTGTTTCCAATGATGTGGCGAAATTCCGATGAAGAAGATCTTGATGActtcttgtcaaatccacttgCTGCATTGAGTCTTAGAGGATAA